In Thermus thermamylovorans, the genomic stretch ACCGTGAGGAGGCCCTCGTCCCAAAGGGCGTGGTCCCGGGGCTCCCGGGAAGGGTCCTTCTTCCCCGTGGCTACCACAGGGCGTACCCCGGAAAAGGTGACGAGGACATCCCTTTGGGAGAGGCCGAGGTCGGGGAAGAGGTGCTGGACGGCAGCCAGGAGGTACTCCCCCTCCTCGGGGTGGATGCGGGGTTCCCCCTCTAGGCCCTCCCGGTGGTCCACGTCCGTGGTGCCCACCAGGGTGACCCCCTCCCAGGGGAGGGCGTAGAGGGGCCTGCCGTCCCGAGGATGGAAGAAGGAGACCCCCAGGGCCAGGGGCACCCGCCAGGCGGGGAAGAGGAGGTGGCTTCCCCGCAAGGGGCGCAGCCTCGGGGGATGCCCCAGGCGGCCCCGCAGAATGTCGGCCCAGGCCCCCGTGGCGTTGACCACCACCCGGGCCCATACCTCAGCGGTGCGACCCGTGAGGAGATCCTGCACCACCACCCCTTCCACCCGGCCTGAGCGGGTTTGGCAGAACCCTTCCACGCGGGCGTAGTTGAGGGCCGAGGCCCCGGCCGCCACCGCTTCCCCCAAAAGCCGCAGCACCAGCCGGGCATCGTCGGTGAGGGCATCTTGGTACACAAACCCCCCGCGGAGACCCTCCTCCCGGATGCGGGGGGCGAGGGCCCTTAGGGCCTCCACCCCCAGGCCCCGGTGGGTGCGGCGCAAGGCCATGGCGTCGTACAGGAGAAGCCCTAGGCCGAGAAGGGGGTAACCCACGGGGCCGCGCTGGTAGACAGGCAGCAAGAGCCCCAAGGGGTTCACCAGCCCGGGGAACTCCCGCAGGAGGCGCTCCCGGTCCCTCACCGCGCGCCAGGTTACCCGGAACTGGCCCTGCCGCAGGTAGCGTAGCCCCCCGTGTACCAGCTTGCCCGAACGGCTCGAGGTTCCCGAGGCGAAATCCCCCCCTTCCAAGAGGAGGGCGCGGAACCCCTGGCGGCTGGCCTCCCAAAGGAGACCCGCCCCCGTGATCCCCCCTCCGACCACCACCAGGTCCCAGGCTTGGCCTAAAGAGGACCAGACCGTATCCCGATCCCACGGCATGCCGTCCTCCCTAGACCAGCTTGCCGGGGTTCATGAGGCCCCAGGGGTCCAGGGCGCGGCACAGGGCCCGGAGGGCTTCCAGCCCCCAAGGGCCCTTCTCCGCTTCCAGGTAGGGCAGGTGGTCCGTCCCCACCCCGTGCTGGTGGCTAATGGTGCCCCCGTGGGCCACGATGGCCTGGCTGGCGGCCGCCTTGAGCTTGCGCCAACGGGCCAGGTTGGTCCCGGGGTCCCGGTGAAGGCGGAAGAGGTAGGTGGTGTAAAGGTTGGCGCCCGTGGGATACACCCGGGAGAGGTGGGAAAAGGCGTAGACCCGCTCGCCCTCCTCCCCTAGGGCCTCGCGGAGAACGGCTTCCACCGCCAAAAGAAGGCGGGGCACTTGGTTCCAGGTGCCCGCGGTTTCCAGCGTATCCACGGCATACCCCATCTCCCAAAGGGTGTTGCGCAGGTAGGGCTGGCGGAAACGGTGGTGGGCCCAGAAGCGGCCTGGAGCCTGGCCCGCGTACACCCCGCCGTGGGCCCGGGCGATCCCTAGGG encodes the following:
- a CDS encoding glycerol-3-phosphate dehydrogenase/oxidase, with the protein product MPWDRDTVWSSLGQAWDLVVVGGGITGAGLLWEASRQGFRALLLEGGDFASGTSSRSGKLVHGGLRYLRQGQFRVTWRAVRDRERLLREFPGLVNPLGLLLPVYQRGPVGYPLLGLGLLLYDAMALRRTHRGLGVEALRALAPRIREEGLRGGFVYQDALTDDARLVLRLLGEAVAAGASALNYARVEGFCQTRSGRVEGVVVQDLLTGRTAEVWARVVVNATGAWADILRGRLGHPPRLRPLRGSHLLFPAWRVPLALGVSFFHPRDGRPLYALPWEGVTLVGTTDVDHREGLEGEPRIHPEEGEYLLAAVQHLFPDLGLSQRDVLVTFSGVRPVVATGKKDPSREPRDHALWDEGLLTVTGGKLTTFWTMARAALARVRGRLGEPPRRARTSLGKREAEGILQLEDPWHLRLLARYGPEAAAAMIRTARPGELEAIPGTRTLWAEVRWAAEREGVVHLDDLLLRRVRLGLTLPEGGIPLLERLRPWLQPALGWDETRWQAEVERYRGVWRSAYSPSLLG